The nucleotide window AGAAGACCGTGTGCGACGCTCGCGCCACATGACCTGCGAGCACCTGGGCCGCCTCGTGCGCGTCCGTTATGACCTGTCCCATGCCAGCCGCCCCTCTCGTCTTGTCCGACCAAGGTTAACGCCAGGCTACACCTGATGTGTCCATGACTACCAGACGCCCGATTGGGTAGAGCAAAGCTCATATATATGGGAAGCGAGGCCAACCATGGAAGATGATCTCACCAACAACATCACCGACTGTGCCCTGGTCTTCGAGGGTGGTGGCTACCGCGCCGCCTACACCGCCGCGATTGCGAACGCGCTTCTGCGCGAGGGGCTGTACTTCGACTTCGTCTGTGGTCTCTCGGCAGGGGCCAGCCATGCCGTCGACTATGTCTCGCGTGACCAGCACCGCGTGAAGGAGGCCTTCATGGGCCGCGACGGCAACGAGCGCATCGGGGGCGTCCGCTCCCTTCTCCGGGGCAAGGGCTACTTCAATGCGGATTACCTCTACGCGGGCTGCATCGACGACGGACGCCTGCCGTTCGACTTCGCCACGTTCTCGCGCAACCCTGCCCGCGTCTCCATCCAGGCGTTCGAGCGCGACACGGGCCGCACCGTCGTGTTCACCAAGGATGACATGCCTGACGTGCATCAGATGATCGATCGCGTGCGCGCCAGCTCCACCCTCCCCATGCTGATGAAGCCGCTGCCCATCGAGGGGACGACCTACCTTGACGGAGGTCTGGGCGAGGGGGCGGGCATACCCGTGCGCATGGCCGAGCAAGCGGGGTTCGACAGGTTCGTCCTCGTGGCAACGCGTCCGGCGGGGTATCGCAAGACGGAGCCCACGGCACGCGAGCGACGCATGAT belongs to Olsenella uli DSM 7084 and includes:
- a CDS encoding patatin-like phospholipase family protein — its product is MEDDLTNNITDCALVFEGGGYRAAYTAAIANALLREGLYFDFVCGLSAGASHAVDYVSRDQHRVKEAFMGRDGNERIGGVRSLLRGKGYFNADYLYAGCIDDGRLPFDFATFSRNPARVSIQAFERDTGRTVVFTKDDMPDVHQMIDRVRASSTLPMLMKPLPIEGTTYLDGGLGEGAGIPVRMAEQAGFDRFVLVATRPAGYRKTEPTARERRMIVRFGKSHPYVRNALLTRWERYNEELDRVERLEGEGRCLVVRPNTMPVKSTTLDSTQLEAAYQLGAAQAQREIPRIKEFLFPSS